In Coleofasciculus sp. FACHB-T130, the DNA window TCAGTCGTCATGGAATGGTAGGTGACATTTTTGAGCATTCCTACCACTTTGCCTTTCTCGACTTTCCAGAAGGCATCGCCGCCGAATTGGAAATTGCGACGCTGTTGATCGATGGAGAAACTGCCAATTCCGTCAATTAAAATCCCGTCTTCGGTGTTAGCAATCATCTCGGCTAAAGTAGCGGTGTGGCTGCCTCCCTCTGGTCCTGGTTCTAGCCCTAAATTAGGAATGCGAACCATCGGCACGCTTGACCAACTATCAGCATAGGCGCAACCGTTACTGCTGGGGCGTCCGAGTCGATGGGCAGTTTCGCGGTCTGTTAGATAGTCTACTAAAGTACCATCCTTAACAACGTACCAATCTTGTGAGGCAACTCCTTCATCGTCGTAGCCTGCGGTACTGCGTCCTCCCGGCTGAGTGCGATCGCATTTAAAATTCACCCAAGGTGCGGCATATTGCAGTTTGCCTAATTTATCAGTTGTGGCAAAGCTGGTGCCTGCAAAGTTGGATTCGTAGCCATACACGCGATCGAGTTCTGTAGGATGTCCGACTGATTCGTGAATGGTTAAAAACAAGTTAGTCGGCTTGAGAATTAAAGTCGAACGAATCCCCGAAGGACCAACAGGCGCGTGAACTTTCTCAATCGCTTCTTCCGCAACCCGCTCGACTTGGCTAAGGATATCTGACTGATCGATATGCTCATAACCGATGTTCAAGGGTGGGCGTTCGTAGCTGCGGCTTTGAGCATCGCCATTGGCAATCGCTGTACAGCCAAATCCCGGATAGCTGCGATAAATTGTTTGGTGAATGAGAGAACCTTCTGTGGAAGCGAAGGTTTTGTCTTCGTGGCTGAAGCTGAGGTAAGAATAGGCTTTTTTGATGCCGCGATCGCCATAATTCAACAACTGCTCGTTCACATTCAGCAGCAGTTCTGCCTTTTCAGCAATTGGCACCGTAAAGGGGTCAATCTGGATCGGAGTGATGTAAGTATCCCGGTGCGCTTCAACAGGAACTAACTGCACCCGCGTTAGTTGGGAAAGGCGACTGGCTTTGGCGATGTCTACCGCTAAAGCAACAATTCTGGCAACTTCTGCCGGAGTTTTGTTATGGCTGGCAGCGAAACCCCAAGCGCCATCTAGCAGCACCCGCACCCCAAAACCAGAATTGACATTGTCTGACAAATTGCTCAAAGAGCGATCGCGTGCATAAAGATTCTGAGTTCGGTAGGAGCAAAAGCGGACATCTCCGTACTCGCACCCAGCTTTCCGAATCAGGTTGATCGCGAGTTCGCTCAATTCAGTCGTATAGCCTGGGGTTTTAACCTCAGAAATGGGTGCAGGAGCTTGTACCATAGCGATCTCCAATTAAAAACTAAAAATGTAAAATTAAATGCAAAAAGACTCTTTTTTAATTTTACATTTCTAATTCATTCTAATCCCGCCATAAAGCAATTCCACCCAATAAACCTGTCACATTGGGCACGATTTTCGTGTTTGACGGTAACTCAAACGCGATTTTTTTCGCTTCGCCGCCGCCGATATAAAGAGAATCGTAATTAAACAAATGTTGAAGAGATGCGAGCGCTTTTTCTAGACGATTATTCCATTTTTCCTTACCGACTTTATCCAAAGCAGCACGCCCCATCTGCTCTTCGTAGGTTTCCCCTTTGCGAAACGGATGATGACCCAGTTCCAGATTGGGTACCAGTTTCCCGTCTACAAACAAGGCGGAACCAAAGCCGGTGCCAAGGGTAATGACCAACTCAACACCCTTGCCGGAAATTGCCCCCATTCCCTGAATATCGGCATCATTTGCCACCCGCACCGGCTTGCCCAAGCGATCGCTCAGCACGGTTGCCAGATCGAATCCAATCCACTCTGGAGTTAGATTAACCGCCGTTTTCGTCACCCCGTCGCGCACAACACCTGGAAAACCTACTGATACGCGGTCAAATTCACCGGCTCCAGCAGCAAGACTTGCGATCGCATCAATCACAGGCTCCGGTTTGGCTGGAGCTGGAGTCTCTACTCGACTACGTTCGGTCTGTGGCTCTCCAGCTTCGTCTAAGACTATCACCTTGATGCCACTGCCGCCAATGTCAACCGCTAGGGTACGCATACATCTATTCTCTCTATTTGATAATGAATTGATTGCGAATTTTAGATTGACAATTTACGACTCGTGCAAATGTTAAAACTAACCTTTTTACACCGCTAGATTGTAATCCAAAATCCAAAATTCTCTTACGCCTGTGAAGTTGGAGTCGAGGCAGCTACGGAATCGGTTCCAGTTGGAAAGAAAAATTTATTTGTCACCCACTTTGTCAAAATATGAGACAACAGTCCCATTGGCCCTGCAAATAAGCACAACACCAGCGAGTGGATTGTCCAGACACCAGTACGCTGTCCTTCCCAGTAGATATAGCGACCGACGAATAAATCCATTACCAGAAAATGAACCCACCCAATCGCAGCAGCTTTCTCGTCTGCAAAGAATTGAGCAATATCAGCTAGCTGAGGATTGGACATTGCTTGAGCAGATTCCGGTGTAATGGATGTAAAAAACCAATACACATATAAACCTGCTAAAGCTACAAAGGGGAGATAAGATTCCATCACCCGCTTCGTCACGCCCCAGTTGGGTAGGAAAATCATTAGCGCCCAGAAAGGCAGAACAAACAGATTCGCGCCGTTGAATAGTTGAGCAATTGTCATAGATATGAAGAATTAACCTGACTATCGTCATCGTAAGCGACTGTTAAGCAGATTGCCGGTTAGAATCGGTGCCCAGAAACCTACCAATCGTCGCAGGAGCTTTCTGAATGAAGGTCAAAATGATTTTACCGGCTTTGACTGAAGCCCTCAGCCCCCACTGGCGACCGATTAAATATTCGCTGTTTCCGCCACTGGGATTAGCGACGATTGCCAGTTTTTTCAGCGAAGATGATGAAATTATCCTGCAAGACGAACACGTTGAGCGACTGGATTTAGATGATGAGCCAGATTTGGTAGTGATTCAGGTTTATATCACCTCAGCTTACCGAGCTTACGAACTAGCCGACCATTACCGTAAAAAGGGTGCATACATTTGTCTGGGTGGATTGCACGTTACCTCCCTTCCAGAAGAAGCTGCGACTCATGCGGATACAATTTTCCTAGGTCCTGGTGAAGATACCTGGCCTGAATTTCTCCAGGATTTCCGGGCAGGTCATCCTGGTAAAGTGTATCAGTCGAAGCTGCGATCGCTCCTCGGCGTTCC includes these proteins:
- a CDS encoding ABA4-like family protein — encoded protein: MTIAQLFNGANLFVLPFWALMIFLPNWGVTKRVMESYLPFVALAGLYVYWFFTSITPESAQAMSNPQLADIAQFFADEKAAAIGWVHFLVMDLFVGRYIYWEGQRTGVWTIHSLVLCLFAGPMGLLSHILTKWVTNKFFFPTGTDSVAASTPTSQA
- a CDS encoding TldD/PmbA family protein yields the protein MVQAPAPISEVKTPGYTTELSELAINLIRKAGCEYGDVRFCSYRTQNLYARDRSLSNLSDNVNSGFGVRVLLDGAWGFAASHNKTPAEVARIVALAVDIAKASRLSQLTRVQLVPVEAHRDTYITPIQIDPFTVPIAEKAELLLNVNEQLLNYGDRGIKKAYSYLSFSHEDKTFASTEGSLIHQTIYRSYPGFGCTAIANGDAQSRSYERPPLNIGYEHIDQSDILSQVERVAEEAIEKVHAPVGPSGIRSTLILKPTNLFLTIHESVGHPTELDRVYGYESNFAGTSFATTDKLGKLQYAAPWVNFKCDRTQPGGRSTAGYDDEGVASQDWYVVKDGTLVDYLTDRETAHRLGRPSSNGCAYADSWSSVPMVRIPNLGLEPGPEGGSHTATLAEMIANTEDGILIDGIGSFSIDQQRRNFQFGGDAFWKVEKGKVVGMLKNVTYHSMTTDFWNSIDAIGPASEWMQCGANNCGKGEPIQIAQMTHACVPVRVRNIQIGSSS
- a CDS encoding ROK family protein — encoded protein: MRTLAVDIGGSGIKVIVLDEAGEPQTERSRVETPAPAKPEPVIDAIASLAAGAGEFDRVSVGFPGVVRDGVTKTAVNLTPEWIGFDLATVLSDRLGKPVRVANDADIQGMGAISGKGVELVITLGTGFGSALFVDGKLVPNLELGHHPFRKGETYEEQMGRAALDKVGKEKWNNRLEKALASLQHLFNYDSLYIGGGEAKKIAFELPSNTKIVPNVTGLLGGIALWRD